GCATGCAATAAATGGACGAATTTCCAATCACAACGAGTGTAAAATGTTTAGGGGCTttgtacgcttgaatgaacctgACTCCTTTGCGGCGGCGGTGACTTGTGGAAACTCCTGAGCCTTCCGTAGTAGAGagattaaattaaaacacaGTGTTTGAAATAGGGAAAACACACCTGACTTCAATTTGAAACAACTCGCACAAGCAGACGATCttgtcgcgctatgcgcgacctATTCTGTTTCTTTAGTCGCAAAGAGAAAAATTAGGTCGCAAATGCGACCAAATACcccttaatttgcagccctggAAAATGGCCTTGTGGCAATAccattattacaaatataaagcTACCTCTATAGTGCAGTGTTGCTGGCTCTACACAACTTCTTTCTGAAAATGAAAAAGATAATTACGATAATGATTGATAGACTGTTTTACTGCTCTTATTTGTTTGGGTTTTCCTACTTCTAACAGTTTCAAAAGTTGTGTTGGCATCACTATTGATAATctagtttttagtcgcgtggaagcgactctatagttcactatgtcggtcggtcggtctgtctgtcggtctgtctgtctgtctgtcggttcggtatcactatgcgttttatcgctttctgaccttatcttgatatcagtttaatctagctaggtcaatttttcacagtatattccttatggccaggaatcaatgtggttatgttttcacggtgcgcaataaaaaattacgcggtctacgcacgatttaacgaaatcacgtttgtaatcatatcttcacaaccatgaatcacaattaaataaaatttggtactcataaatttcagggcataaatcatcatatggcaatacaattacgtgcgtagcgcatgtaacgcatgcgtacgcgcgcttaaaattttccaaatttattttcgatgaaataagagtacatttcaggcaattttaagcgtttacaaaattgccatgagtgcgatatttttgcgcgcgtactgcgcgttaaatgttattgcgcactctttttgcccgatttctgttttcttgacttactttttaactcgaaattacgttatgcgagcacgtcgaaagtgacaggctacgcacgtgtaaattaaaaaaatataaatgtttttaaacatttcaacatttttaaacatgttcagtaatttcggtcagtatagttcactatgtcggtcggtctgtcggtctatCGGTCTGtatgtcggtccggtatcactatgcattgtagcacgcgacttaatggctgttggccttgttaaattGTAGGGTACAGTAATGGTATTTCTAGGGCTGGTATATGTAATGCATTTTAACAGATGGTTAATTTATCAAGACTTTACTCAAATCTTGGAAGAAAGAAGAAAACATACAATAACATTGTTCTTCATAACTTTCGAAAACaagttatgttttaaaaacactcattcatttttaaaagacTTATGTATGGTCAGATGATAACGTATAGTTCAATATTTCTAATActtgtatttaataatagtgGTTGGTACAGTATGTCAGATAGTACAATATGTGTATAATAATGATCATAGTAAGTAATTATTAGGTTTCATGAATAGATTGCACGTAAAAGTTGaataatgttttcattatttatacAGATATCATTCCAATAGTAAAAGTGTGAAACTGTAAAATCAACCTACTTACTTGTTTTTTCTGATGTTGAAGACATACGTGTTTCAAATGTCTTTTCTCTTTCTCCTTCAGTGGCATTTTGTTCAGCtgtaaaaaacaattcattttgTAAAAAAGCAACATAAAAATTGGAAAAGTTATTGTTTTGAATTCCTTTCCAATCGTGTAGAAttcttataaataaattcaataaataagTGTAAACAATACCATTCAGTTACTTTAgagaacataaaataaaagtaaataaatgttcaGACAAACGTACCGGGCAAAAACAGACGCTTGATATGAGCAGTATCCATAGCGTCATTCTTTCCACATTCAACCGAATTCTCGTTTAAACACCTTTTGAGATTGTGTAAGTGATGTTTATTTGGATCACAAACAGTGCATAATACACGAAGTTTGTAACCGATACCCTCGTATATAGTACAGACAGTTTGTAGTTGTTTCTTCAAGTAGCTTAGTACCTAAAATGAGACGGACATTTTATCTcaagatataatttattattacatgTCATAGTatgttaatttgttaatttcgtGTTCATTACCTCCATGCAGACACTTGGTTGTAGTTCTGGTTTAACTTTCAACTCTATGTTAGTGTCATCAATAGCTGTAGTAGGACTCCAGATTCTTAGGCGATATATTTCAAGCTGTTAAAAAAACGAAGAGAAACATGTATACATGGGACCATTACTAATTTCAGAATCACCTTTTGttaaattgaatacaaaataCATCATTAAGTTTACAACTTTAAGTAGGGCTAATATAAACGGACATATTCGATGAGGTAGGTGATTATTAAAGTAATCCAGATTTTATGATATTTCCTTTTGCATATATCttaattgaaaatgtaaatgaaagTAAAAGAGCATGTCAATAGATATACTGAATGTATATACCTTCAATGCATATGGCTTTTCTTGTGTATTGTTAATTTTGACGACACCTAGACTGACTCTATGTTCTTTAAAGTTGAAGTCACTACGATTCCGATATACTAGTGGATCATCACTGTCGGCTTTCGTCGTCAATTCAAGAAATGCAACAACTAAAGTGTGGTACACAGCATCAGGGAGAAAGTCGGTCGGAGTAAGGTAAATTGATACCATTTGCACATTATCATCTTTGGTGACTTCCAGACGCTCGTTGTCCACTTTCATCCGACACGGAACCAAGAACACTCGGTTACTATCTTCAACCCCCTGTTATGAACATAGTTACATAATTTAAAAGAcaaacttatttttttattattcttaaaatattaaaataatgtactaGTTTTACTATCTACAGTTTTTTCTTCTTACATcacatttatgtttattttcataCAATAATGATGTTCATAAtgatactattatttttattcctaaaaatagaaaaaaactaatttaaacataaaatgatATCAGTCTAGTGAACGTAAAATACGGAACAACTTCCTAAAAACATCACAGATTCATCTACAAAAAAACATGCGGTTCTTTCTTAAAAGATTTTTCATTTAACTCTAAActgttatattaaaaaatgaaaaaacagtCAGTTAATGTTTagctttgtttttttctgtCGCTAATTTGTATTTCCATATACAATTATAACTTGGTTTAATTTGTGTTAGAATTAAactgttaattaataattgtgaATCAAAAGCCGAATTATAAATTTATCTATACCATTatcacatttgttttattattaatttgtttgataatcattattttaaacatgtattgTTAACTTTGTTTAGATTGCATTTATAATTTAGACCATACATGCATacataataattgttaataaaccTTAGTTTAGGAGTGTGTACTTACCGCCATTTCAAAAAGTAACCGAAACTCCTTCATTACTTCTATAAACACTTCAATGTGGCCTTCTTCCTGTTGCCATAGATAACGTAGTAACTTCTCCTCGAGAATCCCTTTCTCACTTAGCTTATTCCATAACTGCATCAGTTGCTTCTGTGTAAAAATCGTCTTAACTGTATCACTAAACACACggtaataattatgtttgacGAATCAATGAAATTAAGTCAAGAACAACAATGCAATTCCTGCCTACCTTTTTAATAGTCGGTTTAACTACTGTGATCACCTTTGTCAACATCTGAATCATTATGTGAATATTTGTTATCACTGTGTTTTCTAATTTCTTGTTAGTATTTGAATACATGATTGCTCCAATGTCATTTAGGTACGTTAATGCATGTAATAGCCCATCTGTTGAAATTCCACATTCAGTGCAAATCACAGAAGCCTAATAACAAATTGagattatttaaagaatttgcGTACACTCTATTAAATCATAGATGATTATTATAGATCTTACtatagtttattataatatctctatgattgaATGTAGACGATGGTTTTTAGAAATTAGAATAATATATTGGGTAAACTCTCAAATTGTTGTAAAAAAGAGACGTTTTgaccaaattaaaaatatttgaattgatgtaaaatatataaagaaacCTAAAATTTTATCAGTGTCTTTAAACTTACTCTATTCTGTCTGATGTCAACTTATTTTattagctgcattatgggagtatgtttgaATAGGTGTAAAACATGACCGAAGTAATAATATGTACCGCGTTTAGAGCGTTCAAAACAATTGGCTCTTTATAAATctaggatcatcattatcattttggctctttataaatccaggatcatcattatcagtGTTATTACCGttgtcgtcgtcgtcatcgtaATTTTTAATAACGTTCTACCATTTTTGCAGAATTATAAAATTCTGCTAAAATGGGCAAGCCAGAATGATATACATTGTCCCAAgacctacagtatattttataacCAACAAAAGTCAATACATGattattatctttaaaaaataaaaaacatacctCAATGAAGGTAATGCATAGTCTGGTTTTTCCCATTCCTTGCAACCTTTCTTGCAAATCAAGCCACTTGAATGGAACGGTTCTCACCATGTCCTTCATGTAACGACCAACGTTTCTCCTTAGTTGTTTTATACCTTCATGTGATTTTACAGTGTTATCGACCATGTACATCTCACGATCTACATGATCGGCATATGGCATTCCTTCCATTGTTCTAAACATTAACTGAAACTTATCCTCCACTtcctttaataaaaatattgttttcattacaagcgtaaacaaaacaacacaaatttatcttttattacaaaatgttcATCCACATTCTGATTTGAATACATCTAGACCGTATACTATTAATTACcgattatttaatataaatgcaGAACCAATATTACCTCcatccaaatttttgattttgaCTTTTTCAATTTGTCCATATGTGTAGCAACCAAACAGATAGGAGGTGACTGGATAATCTTGCCAACAACGTCAATGGGACTTCCTGGACCATGTCGTTTCACAGTATGTTCATAAATGGACCTTATCCAGAACATATTCATTTCCAAATTGGTCATTCCTAGTGTACTCTAATatcacaaataaaatgcaatctTACAAAGTAAGCTAAAATATTCTCAATAACAAAGATATgcatatttaataaagtgtattcgAGCGAAATAAGTAGGTAGTCAACTTACTGTGGTTGAATCTCGCGGATTAGCTGGTTCATCCAAGTTATCACACGCATTAAATGCTACACAGTAGGATACTCTATTTGTGAggaaaaactaaacaaaatacaattgataataataacttttttttatactcCACGACATTTATTAGGGATGTGTTAATTGATACATGCAATCATACTTTGGTGAACATGTTATACCACAACACAATGTCGTACTGTCACTATGAGcaaatctctttttttttaataatcatttaacatataaaacaaaaactatgaacaaaagaaaaaatacataaatcaaataaaattgtaaaatataatttaaaggtCTGTATAATAGAATAGATACGTAAACAAGCAAATCAATgccctttttttaaacatgcaccaataaatttactttttaatttttaagacATTTTTAAGTAATAGCAAATAACAAAATAGGAACATACCCTATGCGTTATGTAGTAGTCCAGTTGACCTGCGTAGTCCCATATAGTAGTTACGTCACTTGGAATACTTTCTGAATCATCACTTCTTTTTACAAATTTCCTAATCAGTTTCATCGCCCAACTATCTTTCTGTCTTCGCTTTTTTATTTTAGCAACAACTTTTCTTTGAATGGAGTCGGGAATTGTCAGATTTTCTTTTAGTTGACTCTCTAAATTCAAATAATGACTACAAATCAATGGGGTGTGTGTACATTAGATATGGATATGGATAGATGGACTGGTCTGATATGTTGTGAGTAGACATAATGAATGTTAATTTGGATAAAAAAgtgtatacaataaataaatacatcagTCAGGATGATTAAAGAATTGAACGAGCAGTGAATGAACACATTTATTTGTTTGCAACAAGAAAAGAAatctcactcttccctggttggACAAACTTTTTGAGAACATAATTTTCCAGAATGTTTCATACTAATGGTACAATGccatacatattattttatcaaatataaaGAAAACCAAATAATGAGTCCAACCCTTTCTTGCTGATTCCACTGCCAATGACGTGTAATCAGACTCTCTGGAATCAGATGTAGAAGCCTCACATAAAGGAAGTTCGTTGAAAGATGTTCTTTCTTTCATCTTTGATGTAATTTCTTCCACTACAGCCTCTTCAAATATTCTCTGGGTTTGCTTGAATCTGGAGTTTTCTGTCGGCGAAAATGTATaactaaaaatgattatttgtgTCGTGTTGCACTCATAACGAATAAAatggttatattattatatactagaGCAGTGAAATATCACTTATATGCCTGTATAAACTCCCCAGTTTAACAAGTACtactttatattaataatagtaaaacaataatataaacaacacTCCTATGAAGTTATAGTGTGATAATTTTGTGTTTCTTTCAGTATCAGCATGTATAATACActacattaatttattatttacattaagttggtttatttactttttttaagaAAAGAAATTACTATTTTAGATCTTGTCATGCAattaatttgttgtttattaattCGTGCGAGGACTTGTTAGGCCTATTACTATTAGTAAAGTGATTATATACAAAACGACCACACTTTACTTATGCAAAATGAtcgtcaaaaatatttaaaaattaatcaaacCTTCCACTGAAGACACAGAGTCAGAAGATATAGAACATTCGAAATCAGATATTGGATATGTTGAAACTGCACCTTGTAAATGGAATTTGGTTTCAGTTGACGTTTGTTTTTTCATATTTGCTGTGATGTGTTCAGGCGTTTTCGGGGATGTTCCTGCaattcattataatatatttttgataCAATATAATAGACTGTATAACATTTCACTTTTATGTATGTTTCTATACTGTATGAGTGCATCTTAACTTGATTATGATCACATAGACAGTTTGTTTAGAATATTAAAAATACCCTTGTAATAGAAATTGTAGTAGATATTCATCATACCTATTTTTACTGGATCCACAGAAGAGATTGCTGATGATTCCAGTTGGGAATCAGATTTAGATGTTGACATATCTGAACTTCCTTCACCATCATCCATTTCTTCCTTTATTAACTGTGTTGCAAGTTTTTCTGCAAGTGCATCTTCTCGTATTTTCTTGTTGAGCTCCataactgttaaaaaaaaaggtgaAATAAGATTGTACGATAAACATCATagagataaataaaaatactaaaattacAGAAATGAGAtacatcatcatatcatcatcatcacctgtaaaatacaataaatatgtaGGTAATTTATGTAATTATAGACCCAAATGCATTTTTaagtatttgataaaaatattatttccagTGTACCTTACCGGTACGTTTTTACCTTTATTATGATAC
This is a stretch of genomic DNA from Antedon mediterranea chromosome 3, ecAntMedi1.1, whole genome shotgun sequence. It encodes these proteins:
- the LOC140044036 gene encoding uncharacterized protein; protein product: MEEVEDKFQLMFRTMEGMPYADHVDREMYMVDNTVKSHEGIKQLRRNVGRYMKDMVRTVPFKWLDLQERLQGMGKTRLCITFIEASVICTECGISTDGLLHALTYLNDIGAIMYSNTNKKLENTVITNIHIMIQMLTKVITVVKPTIKKKQLMQLWNKLSEKGILEEKLLRYLWQQEEGHIEVFIEVMKEFRLLFEMAGVEDSNRVFLVPCRMKVDNERLEVTKDDNVQMVSIYLTPTDFLPDAVYHTLVVAFLELTTKADSDDPLVYRNRSDFNFKEHRVSLGVVKINNTQEKPYALKLEIYRLRIWSPTTAIDDTNIELKVKPELQPSVCMEVLSYLKKQLQTVCTIYEGIGYKLRVLCTVCDPNKHHLHNLKRCLNENSVECGKNDAMDTAHIKRLFLPAEQNATEGEREKTFETRMSSTSEKTKRSCVEPATLHYRESSEEFEKIVVNVSSWYDEHGSLDKLKVLCKDLITPYNDLQNADCIDFFNLLKRSGNVTTTNVKVLIDAINVTSTNGVLEVNKLLKETFDKTNQCITSFSTYRQHLIQFGDALSKENTRDLIRLKSVLKKQSNNQWTVILDLEHRGILREDNLQSFIAFLKENNMTVPAEKLEYNA